A window from Megalobrama amblycephala isolate DHTTF-2021 linkage group LG21, ASM1881202v1, whole genome shotgun sequence encodes these proteins:
- the chia.1 gene encoding chitinase, acidic.1 encodes MAKLTLLAGLGILLTLQIVASTKLVCYMTNWSQYRPGNGKFTPDNIDPFLCTHVVYALASITYTNEITTVEWNDEVLYKSLNDLKRVNPALKTLLSVGGLVNGVSPYINVVATPENRKAFIRSALVFLRQHEFDGMDIDWQYPGHNGSPPDDKQRFTTFIKELREAVEQEAIDTKKTPLVLSSKVSGIRSTIEKAYEIAEISGLLDFLSIMSYDYHGHWDLKTGHNSPLFRSSIDSGSVIHHNINSSVAFWLSGGAHADRLLLGFPTYGRTFLLSTSQTGLGAPASGPADAGPYTREEGFWSYYEICPMESSVTIHWIDEQMVPYAVQGKAWVGFDNRESFTAKVQYLNSLNLGGASVWTLDLDDFAGRFCYNGAYPLVNHLRNSLGFPPKPTTTPRPTTTADPVASFCVGKPDGLYPNPADETTYFHCFRGNTYLQKCQPGLVFVDACKCCDWP; translated from the exons ATGGCTAAATTAACTCTTTTAGCAG GACTGGGCATCTTGCTTACATTACAGATTG TGGCCTCTACAAAGCTGGTGTGCTACATGACCAACTGGTCCCAGTACAGACCTGGCAATGGGAAGTTCACGCCAGACAACATTGATCCGTTCCTCTGCACTCATGTGGTCTATGCTCTGGCAAGCATCACCTACACTAATGAAATCACGACCGTCGAATGGAATGATGAAGTGCTGTACAAGTCACTCAATGACCTGAAAAGAGT aaatCCTGCATTGAAGACCTTGCTGTCTGTTGGAGGATTGGTCAATGGCGTGAGTCC ATACATTAATGTGGTGGCAACTCCAGAGAACCGCAAGGCTTTCATCAGATCAGCATTGGTGTTCCTGCGTCAACATGAATTTGACGGTATGGACATTGACTGGCAGTACCCTGGTCACAATGGCAGCCCACCAGATGACAAGCAGAGGTTTACTACATTCATCAAG GAACTGAGAGAAGCTGTTGAACAGGAGGCCATAGACACGAAGAAAACTCCTCTGGTGCTCTCAAGCAAAGTGTCCGGCATCAGGTCCACTATTGAAAAAGCTTATGAGATCGCTGAAATTTCAGG TTTGTTGGACTTCTTGAGCATCATGTCGTATGACTACCATGGCCACTGGGACCTCAAGACAGGGCACAACAGCCCACTTTTCCGCAGCTCCATTGACAGTGGAAGCGTCATTCACCACAATATC AACTCCTCTGTGGCTTTCTGGCTCAGCGGTGGAGCCCATGCTGACAGGCTGCTTCTTGGCTTCCCCACATATGGACGCACATTCTTGCTCTCCACTTCACAAACAGGTCTCGGGGCCCCGGCCAGTGGCCCTGCTGATGCCGGCCCCTACACACGCGAAGAAGGCTTTTGGTCCTATTATGAG ATTTGTCCCATGGAATCAAGTGTCACTATTCACTGGATCGATGAGCAGATGGTGCCCTATGCAGTTCAAGGAAAGGCTTGGGTCGGATTTGACAACCGTGAAAGCTTTACAGCTAAG GTACAATACCTTAACTCCTTAAACTTGGGCGGAGCCTCAGTGTGGACTTTGGATTTAGATGATTTTGCTGGCCGCTTTTGTTACAATGGAGCTTACCCTCTTGTCAACCATTTGCGCAACTCACTTG GTTTTCCACCCAAGCCCACCACTACACCACGTCCCACCACGACCGCTGACCCCGTCGCCTCTTTCTGTGTTGGTAAACCAGATGGGCTGTACCCCAACCCTGCTGACGAGACCACTTACTTCCATTGTTTCCGTGGAAACACATACCTGCAGAAATGCCAGCCTGGTCTGGTCTTTGTTGACGCTTGTAAATGTTGTGATTGGCCTTGA